One part of the Rutidosis leptorrhynchoides isolate AG116_Rl617_1_P2 chromosome 1, CSIRO_AGI_Rlap_v1, whole genome shotgun sequence genome encodes these proteins:
- the LOC139881651 gene encoding CBL-interacting serine/threonine-protein kinase 14-like — MSPALGEYTGEDIQQSPEKNLFGKYELGKLLGYGAFAKVYHGWDIESEQNVAIKAINKQKIIKGGLTGHVKREISAMRRLHHPNIVRLHEVLANQKKIYFVLEFAKGGELFSKVAKSRFSEHLSRRYFQQLISAIGYCHSRGVYHRDLKPENLLLDENWNLKVTDFGLSAVTDQNQVDGLLHTMCGTPAYVAPEILAKNGYDGAKVDIWSCGIILYVLNAGYLPFNDPNLMVMYRKIYKGEFRVPKWTSPELKRFLARLLDTNPTTRITVDEIIEDPWFKVGYKDVECYSDYFEMKDEGEEEMSRVGNLNAFDIISFSSGYNLSGLFDEQDAGEMFLSKVAPEEIIERVVDAVEEERLTVAMRKKWCVQVDGGQYRNFSLLVEVKRLTEDIVVVEVKWRDCESEPGLEMWKDRLRPVLSNLIYQSNSSVTSN, encoded by the coding sequence ATGTCGCCGGCTTTAGGTGAATATACCGGCGAGGATATACAACAATCACCGGAGAAAAACCTTTTCGGTAAGTACGAATTGGGCAAACTTCTCGGCTACGGCGCTTTCGCTAAAGTCTACCACGGTTGGGACATCGAGTCCGAACAAAATGTAGCGATTAAAGCAATTAATAAACAAAAGATCATTAAAGGCGGTTTAACCGGTCATGTTAAACGTGAAATATCCGCCATGCGACGTCTTCATCATCCGAATATTGTTCGGTTACATGAAGTGTTAGCAAACCAAAAAAAGATTTATTTCGTGTTAGAGTTCGCAAAAGGCGGGGAGCTATTTTCAAAAGTAGCTAAATCGAGGTTTAGTGAACATCTAAGCCGTAGATATTTTCAACAGTTGATCTCAGCCATTGGATATTGTCACTCACGTGGCGTATATCATCGTGATTTGAAGCCAGAGAATCTGTTATTAGACGAGAATTGGAATTTAAAAGTAACGGATTTTGGGTTGTCAGCTGTAACGGATCAAAATCAGGTAGACGGGCTTTTACATACTATGTGTGGGACCCCTGCTTACGTGGCACCCGAGATTTTAGCTAAAAACGGTTACGATGGTGCGAAAGTTGATATATGGTCATGTGGGATTATTTTGTATGTTTTGAATGCAGGTTATTTGCCTTTTAATGACCCGAATTTAATGGTGATGTATAGAAAAATATATAAAGGGGAGTTTCGTGTCCCAAAATGGACGTCGCCAGAACTGAAAAGGTTTCTTGCGCGTCTGCTGGACACGAACCCTACTACTAGGATCACCGTTGATGAAATTATTGAAGATCCATGGTTTAAAGTCGGATATAAGGATGTGGAATGTTATTCGGATTATTTCGAGATGAAAGATGAAGGGGAGGAAGAAATGAGTCGGGTCGGGAACTTGAATGCGTTTGATATAATATCTTTTTCGTCGGGTTATAACTTGTCGGGTTTGTTTGATGAACAAGATGCGGGTGAGATGTTTCTGTCCAAGGTGGCACCTGAGGAGATTATTGAAAGGGTAGTGGATGCGGTGGAGGAAGAACGGTTAACGGTGGCGATGAGGAAAAAGTGGTGTGTGCAGGTTGATGGAGGACAATATCGTAATTTTAGTTTATTGGTTGAGGTTAAAAGGTTGACGGAAGATATAGTTGTGGTGGAAGTTAAGTGGAGAGATTGTGAAAGTGAACCGGGTTTAGAAATGTGGAAGGATAGACTTAGACCGGTATTAAGTAATTTGATTTATCAATCGAATAGTTCAGTTACAAGCAATTGA